The window ACCGCCTGCTCGCCTTGGCGGCGGTACTCGCGCACCGGAGCGGGGACCGCGCCGACCGGAAGCAGGATGGCCCGCCAGGTCGCGGGCCGCTCCAGCACGGCGCCGACGAGCGCGCGGCAGACATCGGCGAACCACTTCGCCGGGTCGGCGACGTCGACCGGCAGCGCGGCGGCCGCGGCGAGCTGGCCGAGCGCATGCCTGGCCTCGCGGTCGAGGAGGTCCTTGAGCAGGTGGTGGGCGTCGGTGAACTGGCCGTAGACGACCGGCCGGGTGACGTCGCAGGCCTTCGCCACGGCGTCGATCGAGACAGCGGCGAGACCCCGGGTGTTGATGATCTCCAGCGCCGCGTCGAGCAGCTGCTCGCGACGTTCGGCCGCGGGCATGCGCGGCGCGTACGGGCGCTTCCCGGTCGCTTCCTTCGTCGCGGTCACCGGAGCAGTCTAGCCTTGTTTTGCTACACCACTGTAGCTAAAGTCCCTGTGACGGCAGGTCACACCTTTCTCACGGGAGCGCGCATGAGCACCGAACCGACCCCGAAGC is drawn from Actinokineospora alba and contains these coding sequences:
- a CDS encoding TetR/AcrR family transcriptional regulator; this translates as MTATKEATGKRPYAPRMPAAERREQLLDAALEIINTRGLAAVSIDAVAKACDVTRPVVYGQFTDAHHLLKDLLDREARHALGQLAAAAALPVDVADPAKWFADVCRALVGAVLERPATWRAILLPVGAVPAPVREYRRQGEQAVMTQFAGVARRFLRGRGNAADVDVVLLARSLVRVAEEMGRLLLEAPEEYPPERVLKFAAMAADAFLTRYPALQPLVEA